The proteins below come from a single Lineus longissimus chromosome 5, tnLinLong1.2, whole genome shotgun sequence genomic window:
- the LOC135487778 gene encoding ashwin-like has translation MAVCVEHDFRETIDLLHPEILSEEGLLELFRRRHVPVSIKQSQSKNELVQLYYKTIIPMPQRTYRNNRRGKLMRRSQELIDERNKRPKEEEADHLKTCFPSSLGSSRTPPGPSTPLLDRLKSPPEKTAVKGVVSLKAKPYGIGQEKTDNPLDSVVIKTLKRKHTAGDEVSKDNSRTTDATPQPIKIRKKILRVTEQKIDDPLDKIVIKTFVKKMPADATNSDNGVKRLSADNESEQTLTKNHENPGLKTAIDSINKHLNVAESSKGTKVTLEIGAVKEDCDKMLMETSLSLGKRPLEGSTADQSSHPASSSSTPPVKKKRKIKINRTSV, from the exons ATGGCGGTGTGCGTTGAACACGATTTTCGCGAAACCATCGATCTTTTACACCCCGAAATTCTGTCTGAGGAGGGTCTTCTCGAATTATTTCGACGT AGACATGTGCCCGTCAGTATCAAGCAATCGCAGTCTAAGAACGAACTGGTGCAGCTCTACTACAAAACTATCATCCCCATGCCACAGAGGACATACCGCAATAATCGACGTGGAAAGCTGATGAGGAGGAGTCAGGAGTTGATTGATGAGAGGAACAAGCGACCCAAAGAGGAAGAAGCGGATCACTTGAAAACTTG TTTTCCTTCCTCATTAGGGTCATCTCGTACTCCGCCTGGTCCGTCCACTCCCCTACTAGACCGTTTGAAATCCCCTCCAGAAAAAACAGCTGTGAAAGGAGTCGTCAGTCTAAAAGCAAAGCCATATGGGATCGGCCAAGAAAAAACAGACAATCCTTTAGACAGTGTGGTAATAAAGACCTTAAAGAGAAAACACACTGCTGGTGATGAGGTTTCAAAGGATAATAGCAGAACTACAGACGCAACACCACAGCCTATTAagataagaaaaaaaatattacGAGTGACAGAGCAAAAGATTGATGATCCTTTAGATAAGATTGTTATCAAAACATTTGTAAAAAAGATGCCAGCAGATGCAACAAATTCTGACAATGGTGTTAAGAGATTATCAGCTGACAATGAAAGTGAACAAACACTgactaaaaatcatgaaaatcccgGTTTAAAAACTGCTATCGATAGTATCAATAAGCATTTAAATGTGGCAGAAAGTTCAAAGGGGACAAAGGTGACGTTAGAAATTGGAGCAGTGAAGGAAGATTGTGATAAGATGCTGATGGAGACGAGTCTTTCTCTTGGAAAACGTCCTCTTGAGGGATCAACCGCTGATCAG TCATCCCATCCCGCAAGTTCCAGCAGCACTCCGCCTGttaagaaaaagagaaaaatcaAGATCAACAGGACATCAGTATGA